A window from Peromyscus eremicus chromosome 5, PerEre_H2_v1, whole genome shotgun sequence encodes these proteins:
- the LOC131910347 gene encoding large ribosomal subunit protein uL15-like: MPSRLRKTRKVRGHVSHGHGRIGKHHKHPGGRGNAGGMHHHRINFDKYHPGYFGKVGMRHYHLKRNQSFCPTVNLDKLWTLVSEQTRVNAAKNKTGAAPIIDVVRSGYYKVLGKGKLPKQPVIVKAKFFRRAEEKIKGVGGACVLVAGSHPGRLIKC, from the coding sequence ATGCCATCCAGACTGAGGAAGACCCGGAAAGTCCGGGGCCACGTGAGCCACGGCCACGGCCGCATCGGTAAACACCACAAGCACCCAGGAGGCCGCGGTAATGCTggaggcatgcatcaccacaggaTCAACTTCGACAAATATCATCCAGGTTACTTTGGGAAAGTTGGTATGAGACATTACCACTTAAAGAGGAACCAGAGCTTCTGTCCGACTGTCAACCTGGACAAATTGTGGACACTGGTCAGTGAGCAGACACGCGTCAACGCTGCAAAGAACAAGACTGGAGCTGCTCCCATCATCGATGTTGTGCGATCAGGCTACTACAAAGTTCTGGGGAAGGGAAAGCTCCCTAAGCAGCCTGTCATCGTGAAAGCCAAATTTTTCAGAAGAGCTGAAGAGAAGATAAAGGGTGTTGGAGGTGCCTGTGTCCTGGTGGCTGGAAGCCACCCAGGGAGGTTAATTAAAtgctaa